The Peromyscus leucopus breed LL Stock chromosome 10, UCI_PerLeu_2.1, whole genome shotgun sequence genome segment TAACACTTCAAAAAGAATTGCATTATTTTGGTAGAatgccatttttctttaaagttaaaaaaaaaaaaaacaaccagcaagCCAAAGGCTAGGGATTGACTATGAAGACTGACACTGTGTAAAAAGGAAAACCGTCAGTATCTCATTTTGTAAGCAACTGTTGTTTTACTACACAGCTGCAGGCATATATTTAGCGATTGcttcttgaaacattttttttttttttttttttttttttttttggttttcgagacagggtttctctgtgtagctttgcgcctttcctggaactcacttggtagcccaggctggcctcgaactcacagagatccgcctggctctgcctcccaagtgctgggattaaaggcatgggccaccaccgcccagctgcttcTTGAAACATTTTTACACTTTGGCAACTACCGTAGGAGCCTTGTGCTTTATTCTCTCTGAGTGTTTGCTTATGCAACGTATCAGATTACATCTGGAATCCTTACAGcagatattttctgttttttaacatCACCGTAAGGAGACAAACAGACTGAACAGCATCCTGCTAATACTGAAGACAAATATTTCAGTTATTAAAACCTGAACAAGTGCTCAAATTAGGTTGACAGAGTCTGTGAgttttatctaagaaaataaaaaccaaataaaattccTAGGACTAAAATGCCTCCTAGAAAACTCCATTTCCACTGGCTTTAATTTTGAAGAGGAGATAtattgatggggggggggagcatacATATTTTGTTAAATTAAATACACCACATGTCTTACTGtgagtaaacaacaacaaatacttcAGAGATTCTATACTAGTCCATCAGTTTTAAACATTAGGAGAGTTGAAGTTAAGCCATGacatataaacattaaaacaaatttcTGGATGTTATAAATCACTTATCTCAGGAAACATCTAATTATTTATAATGTTTCCTAATAATTGAGATGACTTTTATTTACAGTTTGTAGTTTTAATTACTAAAACTAGTTAAGTTAAATAAGAGACTCATcctaaattcttttttcttgagacagagtctcattatacAGATCTGGGTGTTCTGGGGCTCACAtagccctgcctgcctctgtctcctaagtgctgggattaaaagtatgtatcATCACTTTCTGCTCTAAATCATttcctaagaagaaaaaaataacaaaaaaaaagtttttgtttttaaagaattcttttttctttgtgtataagaaaaaaaaattattcctagGTGAGTTTTGTTTTTAGCAATATGGAGGCAAAGGcattttttatttacaattttagcATTTAACATACACTGCTGTTTCATACAAACATTAACATTTATTCATCTTAACATTTTGAGGTAATTACCACCATCATGTGCATTTTGGAGACAAGAAactagagcagcagcagcagcagcagcagggggtAGAATTCCATGTCCTTGTCACTAGTGGCACAAAACTTTCTACCTGGCAGCTCTGAGCATCAACCTGCCTCTGGCTGCCCTTTCCACACCTCTCTGCAAGATATCTGCACAGCCCTCAGAGAGCTGTACCCAGATCCACACCCAAACCATTTAAAACTGCACGTTATCTGACTAAGAATTAAAACCCAGTGCGAGGAAATGAACTAGTGAATGACAAAGGCCAGAGGTGAGCATTTACAACAGCTCATCACAGTCAGTGAAAGCAAAACATGCTCTTGCTAGGGAAATCAAATCCCTGGCTCACGAAAACCctagaaagcagaaatgaaatggGGTTTGCAGAGATGGTtcctggttaagagcactggctgttcttctggaggatctgggttccatcttcaacactcacatggcagttcacacctgtctgtaactccagttccagggcttccgACACtcccacacagatatacatgcaggtcaaacaccaatgaacataaaataattttaaaaagaagccatgggggaagagaaagagggatttgtgttaaacacacacacacacacacacacacacatacacacacacacaaggaatgaGATTGTAACCTAGCACTTAGGTATTTCACAGGTGCATGTTTTTGCTACATGTACATATGAAAGACTCTACTTCGTTTTTACGTCAGCACTGACTTTGGAGACTTCACTGTGTACTTGAGAGTCCTCAGAGCACTGCCTCCCCCAGGTGCTCCAGGAAACCACCAGGTCTTTAATTTCCTGAATTCACTGAGATCTCTTACACCCGATGTGGTTGGTGCTCATGGGCACACTCAAGCCTCGGAAGTTCCAGCATTTCACAGGGGAAGTGTCTCGGAGATTACAACACTGTGTCCTCGGTTAAGCATGAGTTAAGCTTTTGACACATCTTTTTCCCCAACCCCCGTGGAAGGATATGACACAAAAGTAATTTATTCGGGCTTGTTACACATCAGGAACAAACTACTCTTCTGTGTAGCTTGAGATGACTATATATTTCAAGAGTGTACTTATGCAGATGTAGGTAAAATCTTCATTTATTCTAGAAGTGTCCATGAATAGGCAACGAACAGAGAAGCCCCCCTCCCTTTTAATTCCTCCAGTCCTAATGACTAAAGTTCCCCACAGCTATTATGTCTCCACTGACTGATGACATCATCCCTGTGAGAAGTCACTGGGTGACCACTATCTCTATCAGGTGGTCACTGCAGCTCAGAGGTCACTTCCTTCCTCTTGAGGGTTTGGGGAGGGACATCCCAGGGTCCCTCAGGGAAGGGCATTAGGATGAGGCAGGCAGCACGCGCTTGCGGGTGTCCTCAACCCACTCAGCTGAGGGGCGGGGCGCTGTCCTTCTTCCTGATGCGGAGACCCTAAGCTCGGGGAATTTCCCCAGCCCGGGGGTTCGGCTCGGGCTTTTCCAGCCACCATGCATAAAAAGGGCTCGCGGGGCTCCAAAACCTCAGATCGCACCACTGAGTCTCCAGCCAGCTCCTGCGCTCCAGACTCCAACCACACTCCTTTCTCAGCGCCATGGCCCCAGCCACCCGTCCACTCCTCTGCGCCGctctgatgctgctgctgctgctgctggccaccAGCCGCCAGGCTACAGGTGGGACCCGCGGCTGCCATCCCTGGAGGAGCCTCAGGTGGGCGCAGCCGCCCACAGCCCCGCTGACCCAGTGTCTTTTCCCACAGGAGCGGTTTTGGCCACTGAGCTGCGCTGTCAGTGCCCCAGGACCATATCAAGGATCGATTTCAAGACCATTCAGAGCTTGAAGGTGACGCCCCCAGGACCCCACTGCACCCAGACGGAAGTCATGTGAGTGTCTCCCCAGGCAACCTCTGCCGCTGCCAGAGTCGCCCAGACCCCCTTACAACCCCATGCTCATTCAGCGGAGCCTCAGGTCTTATAAgggtcctcctttctctctgcagaGCCACTCTCAAGGATGGTCAGGAAGTTTGCCTCGACCCTGAAGCCCCCTTGGTCCGGAAGATCATCCAAAAGATACTGAACAAGTGAGTCCTGAGTTGTTCTTCCACTTGACTGGAGTCTTGGTCGTAGTACTGGGGTCTGATTCCTGAAAATTTATCAGGGGAAAATCAAGGTTAACTACAGACCAGATACctggattattatttttatagttaaCTTTGCCTCGTAATCATCAGTTTGCTCTAGCGTCAGAAAGATACGACCTGCTTCTACCATCTACACACTCAAAAGCCCTACTCTAATGGATGGTCGATGTGTGGACCCCTAAGAATTAAGTAGAATTGACTATCGGCATTGCCAAGCCTCTTGTCTACTAAGATACAGTACTTATCCCTGACCTTTCCATGTCTTTGAGCTGTAAAGTGTAACTCCTGGTTTGGGTCACGGTGTTCCTTTGAGGCTTCTTGATGAACAACAGAGGTTTTGCAGTGAGACCATTTTTGAAGTTCAAGTGTAGACTCTCCCTCTTGTCCTGTCTTCAACGAAACAATAACAGGCGCTAGTCGTGTTTACTCTACATGGAAAGCCATGTCTTTATAGTTTTATTCTTCATCTCATTCAGACGGTGTGAAGCTAGTACCATCGGAAGCCCAACTCTCCTACTGTAATTTCAAAGCATCCAGAATGTTTATTGCTAGACAGGCTTAGGTAACAGTTTCTTGGGGGGAGATGAGAGGTGACTGCACTGGGAGAATCAGACAAGGTCCagatgaagaaggagaaagaagagaactcTGCCACCAGTCTTTCGCATACCCACTAACAGCACGCATTTTCTCATCACAGAGGCAAGGCCAACTGACCTGGGGAGAATCGGAGTATGGGCTGCTGTACCTGAAGGAGAAGAAtcgaagagaagaaagaaaacacacagcaaCCGGGAAGCCTGGATTGTTCCTGATGTGTCTTCCtgcttaattatttatttatatatgtatttatttatttatttttcaattctcAGATAATGTTATGTTTGTTGTGATATATAAAGATATCAATGTGTTTGGCAATTCACTGTGATATTTTAAAAGGTCATTTTAATGTGCTAAGTCAAAGTTGTTTAACTTACGTAGTTGGAAGGTGGtggatttttaaatcttttcactCATTACTGTCTAAGCGAGTGAGTTAGGTGCCAGCTACATCATGCCTCTCCTATGATAGAGGCTG includes the following:
- the LOC114701735 gene encoding C-X-C motif chemokine 2-like; translation: MAPATRPLLCAALMLLLLLLATSRQATGAVLATELRCQCPRTISRIDFKTIQSLKVTPPGPHCTQTEVIATLKDGQEVCLDPEAPLVRKIIQKILNKGKAN